GTAAAACTCCAAATTGCACTAACATTGCTTGCATTGCTGCAAATAAACCAACCGCCATAAGCATTGGTATTTGAGGAACCATTATTCCCGTAACAATACTCATAAGTGTTTTTGCCAATGGTGGTTTTTGAATTTCTTTTTTTTCGGAATGAGATTGTCCATATACTCCATTTTGAATATTAGTGATTTCATCCTTTACTTTATAAACTTCTCCACCTATAACTATTTGTAATTCATTCCCATTTCAAATAATTCCTCTTACAAGTTCATTTTTTTTAATTTCTGCTTCCTTAACTTTTTGTTTATCTATTACTGTAAATCTTAATCTAGTCATACAGTTATATACCTGAGAAAAATTCGATTCTCCAACATCTTTTAAAAATTGTTCACCAGCCAAAACGTATTTTGATTTAAAACTGTTTAAATTTTTTAATCCTGTTTTTTTATTTATCTTTGGAGTTAATTCTTTCTTTTGAATTTCAAATACTCCAATTAAATCACCTTTTTTAGCAAAACCTTTTGAGATTTTTTTTACAACAATAGATTCAATGTTTTCTTGTTCAAAAACAATTGGTGTTTCTATTGATAAATTTTGTTTTTCAATAAATTTTAAATTAACTCCAACTATTTTACTGTTTAATGAAACTTTTTCTTTCTCTATAACTTTGACATCAAATGGTTTACCTTGCAAGCCAACTGTGTCCATACCTATATGCATTAAAACTTTTATTTCATCATACTCCATAAAAAAGGCATGCTTTGTTTCAAAAATTAGCGAAACCTTGCCTTCTTCTAGAGGAGAATAGAAATCTGAATTTTTAGGTATAATACATAAACCTTCACCCAAAAGTTTTTGAGCAAAAATTTTGTCTGTACACTCTTCGATTGGTTTAACATCACAATCTACGGGTGCATATATTTTAAATTCCATATTTCATACTTCCTTTCACTAATATTATTAATCTAATCCAAATTCAGAAATTAATTTTTGGAAAAAAGTAAAAAACTTTTCCAAATTGGAAAAGTTTTTTAGATATTTTGGTATATGTTAAAAAATATCATTTGCAAAGCTAGAGTTCTAAAATGGAATTCACTTTTTTTTATATCGAACGAAAGAGGAAGATAGTTTTTTGTTGGTGCTTCAATCTTGTCAAATTGTCTTTCTGAAGATATGAAAAATCATTTACCTTTATCTGTTACTCTATTAATATTTTGAACTAAAGAAAAATTATCTCTGCCACAAAGTATAACAATATTTAAAGTGTTGTCTGAAACTATATCTGTTTCAATAAAGCATTGAAAACTCTGATCAATTATGACGGGTCTTTTTTTTCTATTAATTAAAAGCTCACAAAAATAATCTGCTGCAATACTCATTTGTCCACTTCTAAAAATATTTATTTCTGAATGTTGATTTATTAATTTTGTTAAAAAGTTTATTTTGTCTTTCGATAAATGTATATAGTTTTTTACAGCTTCAAAAATATCGATATGTTGAATTGATAAAGAATCATTATCAAATCTAGCTAATTCCATTTCTCTTTTTAATTCAAAATATAATTCTTTATAACCTGAATAACCTATTGATTGCGAAAATTTTGATATTGTAGAAACACTCACAAAACATTCTTTAGCTAATTCATCTTGAGAAAGAAGTTCTTTTTCTTCAAAAAAATGCTGTATTATTTTTTGTGCTATTATTGCAAAAGTTGCACTTTTTTGAAATCTAATTAAATTTTCTAACTTTTCATACACTGATGCCATTTATTTTCCTCCACAAAAAAATTATATACTTTTTATTTTTGTTTATTCAAAAGATAGTAAACTCCATAACAACCAGCATAGTTTTTTGTTTTTGAAATTTCAACTCTATTTAAAATTGTTTCATTAAGAATCATAAAATTTTGAACTTTTATATCTTTAATTTTTGAAATTTCATTTTTTAAAAGTTCAAAAAATAGCTTATTTTCACTTACTCCGCCACCTACTGTTATTAAATCAAAATCCAATATATAATCTAAATTTAAAATTGTTTTGGCAATAGACGAAATTCATTCTTGAACCAATTCATTTATAAGTAAATCATTTTTATTATATAGATCAAATATTTGTTTACCTGTTAAAATTTTTTCATTTTGAGTTATTTTTGAGTATTTTAATCCTAATAATCCAATTCCTGTATCTAACGCTAATCCATGTGTATCTCCTGCTTTGCAATTATTACTAAACATCCTTGAAATTTCTCCTGCCTTTAATTCAGAACCTTTGTACAATTGATTATTTAATATAATACCGCATCCAATGGCCGACCCTATTGTTATGTTTACAAAATTTTTTATTTTTGGATTAGCTCTATAATATCATTCGCCCAGTGCTGCTGAGTTACCATCGTTTTCGATAATTATTTTTTTAATAAAAGAGTTTTTTGAGAAAAATTCTACTATATCTATATTTACATCTTTTATTCCTGATTCTGTTAGAACTCGAATATTTTTAGAGTCAATTATGCCCGGCATCGATATTCCGATTTGAACTTCACTTTCTAAAGATTTAACTACTTTAAGTATTTCATTCAAAACATCTTCTAAAGAAATTCTTTCCTTAGAAAATGAATAATTTATATGTCCCTGTTTTATAATTATTTCTTTTTCAAAAATTATATATTTTATTCCTGATCCACCTACATCAAAAGTTGCTTGCTTCATTTTGCACCTCATATATCTAAAACTATTTTACAAAATAACCTATATCATTACTTTTTAAAAGAATCAAAAGTAAATAGATTTTACATTTGGAAAATTATTTCTTTAGAAAAACACCATCTTATTCAAAAATGTTTGTTTTATTTTAATTTTAGTTTTTTAGCACTAAAGCCATAACCAAAGTTCAAATTATTGGCACTAATAATACCAATAAAGATTACGATTACAAAATCGCTAATTTTTGTAATTATTAATAATTCATACATTTAGGTTCTAATTCCAAGAACTGCATTTATGTAATAATTAAAATTATTTTAAATACATAGAATAACAACTTTTGCATTTGCATAATTATAATTAAATTTTAAATATTTACTAATTAAAATAAAAAAAATTACCAAAAGGTAATTTTCTAATTTTCAATTAATAAAGATTATTGAACTGCAATAACTGTTCCAGCTCCAATAGTTCTTCCACCTTCACGGATTGAGAATTTTGTTCCATCTTCAACAGCAATTGGTTTAATTAATTCAATTGTCATTTCAACGTTATCTCCAGGCATAACCATGTCTGTTCCAGCAGGTAATGTTACTTCACCAGTAACATCAGTTGTACGGAAGTAGAATTGAGGACGGTATTTGTTAAAGAATGGTTTGTGACGTCCACCTTCTTCAGTAGTTAACGCATAAACTGATGCTTGTAATTTAGTATGAGGTTTAATAGTTCCAGGTTTAGCTAAAACTTGTCCACGTTCAATACCTTCTCTGTCAACACCACGTAATAATGCTCCTACGTTATCTCCAGCTTCAGCAAAGTCTAATAATTTTCTGAACATTTCTAATCCAGTAACAACACATTTTTTAGCTTCTTCAACTAAACCAACGATTTCAACTTCTTCGTTAACTTTAATTGTTCCACGTTCAACACGTCCTGTAGCAACAGTTCCACGTCCTGTAATTGTGAAAACGTCTTCAACAGGCATTAAGAATGTTTTATCTGAATCACGAGTTGGTGTTGGGATGTATTCATCAACTGCAGCCATTAATTCTTCAATAGCAGCAACTCATTTAGCTTCTCCGTTTAATGCTCCTAAAGCTGATCCACGGATAACTGGTGCTCCGTCTCCATCGAAGTCGTAAGTTGATAATAAATCTCTAACTTCCATTTCAACTAAGTCGATCATTTCTTCATCATCAACCATGTCACATTTGTTTAAGAAAACAACAATTTTTGGAACTCCAACTTGTCTTGATAATAAGATGTGTTCACGAGTTTGAGGCATAGGTCCATCAGTTGCAGCAACAACTAAGATCCCACCATCCATTTGAGCAGCACCTGTAATCATGTTTTTAACATAATCGGCGTGTCCTGGACAGTCTACGTGTGCGTAGTGTCTGTTTTCTGTTTTATATTCAACGTGTGAAGTATTAATTGTAATTCCACGTTCTCTTTCTTCTGGAGCGTTATCGATATTTGCGTAATCTTTAAATTCTGCTCCACCTTTATCTGCTAAAACTTTAGTAATAGCAGCAGTTAATGTAGTTTTACCGTGGTCAACGTGTCCAATAGTACCAATGTTAACGTGAGGTAAACTACGGTCAAAAGCTTCTTTTGCCATTTTTGTATTTCTCCTTTATTTATATCTAGCGATATTAGATTTACTTTCTAGTATCTTTACCGCCCCCGTAGGGGCGCAAATTATTCTTTTAATTAAGAATATTTTAACTTTTTACATGAATAAGTGCAATTATATATTACTACTTACCTGATTTTTTAATAATTTCTTCTGCAATTGATCTAGGTGCTTCAGCATAATGACTGAAAATCATAGTATAGTTTCCACGTCCTTGTGTGAATGATCTTAATTCTGTTGCATAACCAAACATTTCTGTTAGAGGAACTTTAGATTTAATTGTTTGTGCATTTCCTCTTTGTTCTGATCCTTCGATTAATCCACGTTTTGATGAAATGTTACCCATTACATCTCCATAATATTCATCTGGAACAGTTACTTCAACGTTCATGATTGGTTCTAAGATAACTGGATTCATTTTTTTACATGCTTCTTTTAAAGCAAATGATGCAGCGATTTTATAAGCCATTTCGTTTGAGTCAACGTCGTGCATTGATCCATCAACGATTGTTGCTTTAACATCGATCATTGGGTATCCAGCAACTACCCCATTTGTAAGTGCGTTTTCTAAACCAACACGTGCAGCATTGATGTATTCTTTAGAAACACGTCCTCCAGTAATTTTGTCAACTCATTCGAATCCTTTATCAACATTTGGTTCAAATTCAATAACAACGTGACCATATGATCCACGTCCTCCTGATTGTTTAACATATTTACCTTCAGCTTTTGCTGGTAATTTAATTGTTTCACGGTATGAAACTTGAGGTGCTCCAACGTTTGTTTCAACTTTGAATTCACGTCTCATACGGTCAACAATAATATCTAAGTGTAATTCACCCATACCAGCAATAATAGTTTGTCCAGTTTCTTCATCAGTATATGTTCTGAAAGTTGGATCTTCTTCTGCTAATTTTGATAATGCTAATCCCATTTTTTCTTGATCCGCTTTAGTTTTTGGTTCTAAAGCTAATTGGATAACTGGTTCTGGGAATACCATTGATTCTAAAATAATTTCATGTTTTTCATCAACTAAAGTATCACCTGTTGTAGTATTTTTTAAACCAACAGCAGCTGCGATATCTCCAGCATAAACTTCTTCGATTTCGTTACGGTTGTTTGCGTGCATTTGTAAAATACGTCCTACACGTTCCTTATCACCTTTTGTTGAGTTTAATACATAACTTCCTTTTGTAAGAATACCTGAGTAAACTCTAAAGAATGTTAATTTTCCAACGAATGGGTCAGTCATAACTTTGAAAGCTAAAGCTGAGAATGGCTCATTGTCATCTGCATGTCTTTCTGCTTCTTCACCATTTGGTAAGATTCCTTTAATAGCAGGAACATCTAAAGGTGATGGTAAGTAGTCAACAACTGCGTCTAATAATAATTTAACACCCTTGTTTTTGAAAGCTGATCCAGCTAATACTGGGAAGAATTCTGCACCAATAACCCCTTTACGGATTGCTTGTTTTAATTCAGGAATAGTGATTTCTTCACCATCTAAGAATTTCATCATTAATTCTTCATCATATTCAACAGCAGCTTCAACTAATTCACTTCTTAAAATTTCTGCTTGATCTTTTAAATCTGCAGGAATTTCAATTTCTTTAGCAATTTCTTCAGCTTTACCATCAAATTCGTAAGCTTTCATTTCAACTAAATCAATTAATCCTGTGAAGTTATCTTCAGCACCGATTGGTAATTGAATTGGAGCAGCTTTAGCTCCTAAACGGTCCCCGATAGATTTAACTGAGTAAATGAAATCTGCTCCAGTTTTATCCATTTTGTTAACAAAAACAATACGAGGAACTCTATAAGTAGTTGCTTGTCTTCAAACAGTTTCTGTTTGAGGTTCAACTCCTGATTGTCCATCAAGAACTGCAACAGCTCCATCAAGAACACGTAATGAACGTTCAACTTCAACAGTGAAGTCAACGTGACCCGGAGTATCAATTATGTTAAAACGGTTATTTTTTCAGAATGCTGTAGTTGCAGCTGAAGTAATTGTAATACCACGTTCTTGCTCTTGTGCCATTCAGTCCATTTGTGAAGCTCCTTCATGAGTTTCACCAATTTTGTGAATTTTACCTGTGTGGAATAAAATACGTTCTGTAGTAGTAGTTTTCCCAGCATCAATGTGAGCCATAATTCCAAGGTTACGAGTATTTTCTAAACTAAATTCTCTTGGCATAATTTTGCCCCCTATCTAAATAAAATAATTGTTGATCTTATCAACGGTAGTGTGCGAATGCTTTATTAGCTTCTGCCATTTTATGTGTGTCTTCACGTTTTTTAACTGATCCACCCATGTTATTTGCAGCATCAATGATTTCATTTGCTAATTTAACAGTCATAACTTTCTCATTTCTTAATCTTGCATAGTTGATTAATCAACGTAAAGCTAAAGTAACTTGTCTTTCATCTGAAACTTCAACTGGCACTTGGTAGTTAGCTCCCCCAATACGACGAACTTTTAATTCTAAGTGTGGTTTAATGTTTTCGATAGCCTTGTTAAATACTTCAATTGGTTCTTCACCAGTTTTTTCTTTAATAATGTCAAATGCATCATAAATGATTGTTTGAGCTGTTCCTCTCTTACCATCTAACATAATTTTGTTGATAGCACGAGTAACTAATTTTGAGTTATAAATTGGATCTGCTAAAACGTCTCTTTTTTCTGCTCTATTTTTACGCATATTTTTGACTCCTTTCATGATTTATAAATTTGTGATACTTATTTGTGGTTCATTTCACGGTTATTCTAAACTTAATTAGATTATTTTTTTGGTCTTTTGGCCCCGTATAATGAACGAGATTGTTTACGGTTGTTAACTGCTTGAGTATCTAATGTTCCACGAATAATGTGGTAACGTACCCCTGGTAAGTCTTTTACACGTCCCCCACGAATTAAAACAACTGAGTGTTCTTGAAGGTTGTGACCTTCTCCTGGGATATATGCATTAACTTCCATTCCATTTGTTAATCTAACACGAGCGTATTTACGTAACGCAGAGTTGGGTTTTTTGGGTGTCATTGTAGCAACACGAGTACATACTCCTCTTTTTTGAGGTGCAGAAACTTTAGTCACTTTCTTTTTCAATGAGTTTACCCCTCTGTTTAAAGCAGGTGCTTTTGTTTTTCAAGTTTTAGCTTTACGATTTGTTTTAACTAATTGATTGATTGTTGGCATTGTATTTCCTCCTTTCACAATTCCGTGTGTGTTGAACTCACATAAATAAATTATACACTTTATTAATGAAAAGTTCAAACTTATCTTAACTAGTGTATTTTTTTATATTATTTTTAGTATTTCAATTAAAGCAATTATAGTTTGCTGATTACTCATTAAATCACTTTGTAGTTTAGTTTTTTGTTTATTTTGATTTATATAATTTAATAATTTGGTTAACAACTCACTTTTTTGTTCAATATTGTATTTTTCTTCATTTTCAATCACTTTTTTTATCAACAATGAAATATTATCTTCAGAAGTAATTATATAATCTTTGTTTTCTTGATAACTCACAACAAATAATTTGTAAAAATTCTCTTCAATAAATTCAGACATATCTTGAGGATTTTTGTAAAAGACAGCAAGTGTTTTTTTGTAGAAAATAAGTTCATTTTCTAAATGACTTAAAATCTCTTCAAAAGCAACTAAGTTATATTGTTTACAACTCTTAATTAATTTTATTAATTCATGCAATTGAGCAATATTTTCAATTCTTAAATTGTTGTTTCAAAAGTTTTTAACATTATTATCAAATGAAAAAGCATCAAGCATTTTAAAACCCTGATATGATTTGTTAATTTGGCTGAAAACTGTTTTTTCTATACTCATTTTGACTCCTTATAAAAGTGGTGCCATTATATTGTAAGCTTTAACCACAATTTTTTTTCAAATAGATAAATCTTTGTTTGGCATAAATTTATATTCAAAAGATTTCTCCATATCATGAATCATTTTTTTAGTAATATCTTCGTTTAATCTATTAGATTTTATTAAAGCCATTGTTTGTTGATCACAGAATAAAGCTCTATAGTCTAAGTTTGAGCTTCCTGTAAATGATATTGAATCATCAAAAATATAAGTTTTTTCATGAATGAATGTGTCATTCATTGAGTAAATTTTAACACCGTTTTCAAACATTTTTTTAGTTCATTGCTTTGATACTTCCAATAATAAAAACTTGTCTGATCTTCCAGGAAGTAAAATACGTACGTCAAGTCCTGTTGAAGCAGCATTACACAATGCATTAATAATTTCTGGTGGTGGTATAAAGTAAGGGGATTTTAATCAAATTCTATTTTGAGCAGAGTGAATTAAATTTAAAAGTAGTTCCAAGCAAATTGGTCTTTCATGGTTTGGGCCATCAGAAACAATTTGTATAAATTCATTTGTTAAAAAACGAGTTCTATTAACTTTACCAAACATAGGCTCAAGCTTTTCAATTTTGTTTTGTTTTTTACCAGCATAAAAGTTTCAATCTTTTTTAAAAATTGATTCTATTTCTTGAACACTTTCTCCAACCATTCTGATAGCTGAATCATTTCAAAAACCAAACACACCACTCTTATTAATATACTCATCTGACATATTAATTCCACCTAAATAACCAATTTTTCCATCAATAGAAATATCTTTTCTATGATCTCTATAGTTTGCGTTTCATTTTACAAAAGGAAAATGAATAGGAGAATATGCTATTATATTTGCACCTTCTTGTAATAGCCTTTTTTTGCTTTTTGTAAATCTTCCATAACTACCTAAAAAATCGTATATAATGTAAACTCTAATTCCCTGATGCATTTTTTGAATTAATAAATTAGTCAGTTTTTCTAAAAATTCACCCTCTGAAATTATGTAACAATTTATCAAAACGTATTCCTTTGCTGTATTAATATCGTTTAGTAAATTTGCAAAATATTCATTTCCTGACTGTAAGTATTTGATTTCTGTATTTGTATATATGCTTTCCTTTTGTTGTTCAAACGTCATCATGAATGATCTTTTAAATTCTGGATTTTCTTTCTCAATAGCTTTTAAATTTTCAATATCGTATTGAGTTTTAGCTTGCAAAGCACTAACTGAATTTTTATTATACAAATAGTTTTTATTTTTTTTATATTTATAAACTCTTCCTAAAAATAAATATGAAATAATACCAAAAAATGGAATAAGAATAATAAAAAGCGCTCATCTAATTCTTGTTTCAATTCTTCTTTTTCTATTGCAAAGAACAACAATAGCTCATGACATTGAAAATAAGTGTGTAATAGAAATAAAGAAAATAAAAGGCAATGGTGTTGAAATGAAAAAGTTAAGGCATAAGTTAATTGCTACATATAATGCTCCACCTATGCTGTACATTGCAATTAGTGAAATTGTTGCTACAAACGGTTTTCTCATTATCAAGCACCTTCCCTAAATTTAAACATTTTGCTTTTTTTAGTTAATCATTTATTAACTTTTGAAATTATACCATTAAAGTAAAATGGTGAAATTTCTTTTGTAGATTCGCTTAATAAATCATTTAATTTTAATTTAAATAAAAAGTTATTATATGTATTTATATTTGATTCAAAATCTGATTCAAAATATGTTATTACATACATTGAAAGTAAGTAACCATATTTGTAAAAAGAATCACCATTATCATCTGATATTTTTGAAAATATAGTTCCTATTTCAGAATAATAGAAATGTTTTCTTTTGTTAATAATTTCATCTGAAAAAGAGGAAAAGTTTTTTATATCGTTAAAAACTTCTTTTTCATAATTAACTTTCATAATACTTTTATTGGTACTTGTGGGCAAAAGTGTTTCAATTATTTTTGTTATTTTTATCTTTTCAATTTTTACTTCTTTTGTTTCTGCGCCGTCTAAGTTTGTGTAAAGTAATCTTGAATAAAGCACTATATAAATTATTTCAGTAATAAATTTTCTTTTGTTTTTTCCTTCTAAACTAATCAAGTTTAAAAATACTTTAAGTATTATATTTTCTTGAGCAAAAATAACCAATTTCTTAGCTTCTTTTTTACTTATTCCATGCTCCATTAATCAATTATTTATTTCTTTACTTCTTGATTTAATAAAATGATTTTGCTTTTTGATGCTTTTTGTAATTTTAAACATTAGAAAATTCCTTTATATTTCTTTAATATTTTAACTTAATTATATTCTTTTATAATAAAAAAACACAAATAGCTTTTTAGCATTGTGTCCGTAATTTTATTTTTGTCTAGAAAGAAGCGGAAACATAAATTT
The Mesoplasma entomophilum DNA segment above includes these coding regions:
- a CDS encoding ROK family protein, producing MKQATFDVGGSGIKYIIFEKEIIIKQGHINYSFSKERISLEDVLNEILKVVKSLESEVQIGISMPGIIDSKNIRVLTESGIKDVNIDIVEFFSKNSFIKKIIIENDGNSAALGEWYYRANPKIKNFVNITIGSAIGCGIILNNQLYKGSELKAGEISRMFSNNCKAGDTHGLALDTGIGLLGLKYSKITQNEKILTGKQIFDLYNKNDLLINELVQEWISSIAKTILNLDYILDFDLITVGGGVSENKLFFELLKNEISKIKDIKVQNFMILNETILNRVEISKTKNYAGCYGVYYLLNKQK
- the cls gene encoding cardiolipin synthase → MRKPFVATISLIAMYSIGGALYVAINLCLNFFISTPLPFIFFISITHLFSMSWAIVVLCNRKRRIETRIRWALFIILIPFFGIISYLFLGRVYKYKKNKNYLYNKNSVSALQAKTQYDIENLKAIEKENPEFKRSFMMTFEQQKESIYTNTEIKYLQSGNEYFANLLNDINTAKEYVLINCYIISEGEFLEKLTNLLIQKMHQGIRVYIIYDFLGSYGRFTKSKKRLLQEGANIIAYSPIHFPFVKWNANYRDHRKDISIDGKIGYLGGINMSDEYINKSGVFGFWNDSAIRMVGESVQEIESIFKKDWNFYAGKKQNKIEKLEPMFGKVNRTRFLTNEFIQIVSDGPNHERPICLELLLNLIHSAQNRIWLKSPYFIPPPEIINALCNAASTGLDVRILLPGRSDKFLLLEVSKQWTKKMFENGVKIYSMNDTFIHEKTYIFDDSISFTGSSNLDYRALFCDQQTMALIKSNRLNEDITKKMIHDMEKSFEYKFMPNKDLSIWKKIVVKAYNIMAPLL
- the tuf gene encoding elongation factor Tu; this encodes MAKEAFDRSLPHVNIGTIGHVDHGKTTLTAAITKVLADKGGAEFKDYANIDNAPEERERGITINTSHVEYKTENRHYAHVDCPGHADYVKNMITGAAQMDGGILVVAATDGPMPQTREHILLSRQVGVPKIVVFLNKCDMVDDEEMIDLVEMEVRDLLSTYDFDGDGAPVIRGSALGALNGEAKWVAAIEELMAAVDEYIPTPTRDSDKTFLMPVEDVFTITGRGTVATGRVERGTIKVNEEVEIVGLVEEAKKCVVTGLEMFRKLLDFAEAGDNVGALLRGVDREGIERGQVLAKPGTIKPHTKLQASVYALTTEEGGRHKPFFNKYRPQFYFRTTDVTGEVTLPAGTDMVMPGDNVEMTIELIKPIAVEDGTKFSIREGGRTIGAGTVIAVQ
- the fusA gene encoding elongation factor G → MPREFSLENTRNLGIMAHIDAGKTTTTERILFHTGKIHKIGETHEGASQMDWMAQEQERGITITSAATTAFWKNNRFNIIDTPGHVDFTVEVERSLRVLDGAVAVLDGQSGVEPQTETVWRQATTYRVPRIVFVNKMDKTGADFIYSVKSIGDRLGAKAAPIQLPIGAEDNFTGLIDLVEMKAYEFDGKAEEIAKEIEIPADLKDQAEILRSELVEAAVEYDEELMMKFLDGEEITIPELKQAIRKGVIGAEFFPVLAGSAFKNKGVKLLLDAVVDYLPSPLDVPAIKGILPNGEEAERHADDNEPFSALAFKVMTDPFVGKLTFFRVYSGILTKGSYVLNSTKGDKERVGRILQMHANNRNEIEEVYAGDIAAAVGLKNTTTGDTLVDEKHEIILESMVFPEPVIQLALEPKTKADQEKMGLALSKLAEEDPTFRTYTDEETGQTIIAGMGELHLDIIVDRMRREFKVETNVGAPQVSYRETIKLPAKAEGKYVKQSGGRGSYGHVVIEFEPNVDKGFEWVDKITGGRVSKEYINAARVGLENALTNGVVAGYPMIDVKATIVDGSMHDVDSNEMAYKIAASFALKEACKKMNPVILEPIMNVEVTVPDEYYGDVMGNISSKRGLIEGSEQRGNAQTIKSKVPLTEMFGYATELRSFTQGRGNYTMIFSHYAEAPRSIAEEIIKKSGK
- a CDS encoding MurR/RpiR family transcriptional regulator; this encodes MASVYEKLENLIRFQKSATFAIIAQKIIQHFFEEKELLSQDELAKECFVSVSTISKFSQSIGYSGYKELYFELKREMELARFDNDSLSIQHIDIFEAVKNYIHLSKDKINFLTKLINQHSEINIFRSGQMSIAADYFCELLINRKKRPVIIDQSFQCFIETDIVSDNTLNIVILCGRDNFSLVQNINRVTDKGKWFFISSERQFDKIEAPTKNYLPLSFDIKKSEFHFRTLALQMIFFNIYQNI
- the rpsL gene encoding 30S ribosomal protein S12 translates to MPTINQLVKTNRKAKTWKTKAPALNRGVNSLKKKVTKVSAPQKRGVCTRVATMTPKKPNSALRKYARVRLTNGMEVNAYIPGEGHNLQEHSVVLIRGGRVKDLPGVRYHIIRGTLDTQAVNNRKQSRSLYGAKRPKK
- the rpsG gene encoding 30S ribosomal protein S7, which codes for MRKNRAEKRDVLADPIYNSKLVTRAINKIMLDGKRGTAQTIIYDAFDIIKEKTGEEPIEVFNKAIENIKPHLELKVRRIGGANYQVPVEVSDERQVTLALRWLINYARLRNEKVMTVKLANEIIDAANNMGGSVKKREDTHKMAEANKAFAHYRW